The nucleotide window AAAAATTTGAGGACAACCACTTGTCTTGATAATGGATTAAGGGTTCCTACCTTTAATTACGGGAAGCCTTGCAGATTAATTTCCTGAAGTTCATTGGAAATAAGAAGGACATGCATCTCAGTGAGGCTAAGATGCATGTCCTTTTTTATTCTATAAATTATTACACAGGTACACTACCACTAAAATTTTATCGGCTTAGGTTCGTTAATTACCTTGCTTTCACTTTTCCTATTAGTCCATGCAAAATCCTTACAAAAATGCTTCACGTTAAATGACAGTGGCTATGGAAGCCCACCCTAGTACATTATATTGCAAGACTCGGTCTCTTCGAATGCCGGGTCCAGAAATAAAGACTGGAACCGGCTCCCCTGTATGTTGGTGGGGTACCGACGGTTACATTGAGGAGTCGAGTAGAAGGGAGCCTTTCTACCTTTCGGTAAATTGTACTCCTCCCCCCTCACAGAACCGTGCTTGCGCTATTAACGCACACGGCTCCTCCAAATTACCGTTCACAGAATGTAGCTAATTTCTTTTCTCAAGTCATAGATATTCACTTTGATTCTTGGTGAAGGTAGTGGATATTTATTAAGAAAGAGCCTGAATTTATCCCAAGTAAAGGATTTCCTTTGGCTTCTTCTGTTTAGCCACTTAAACAGTAAGTACTCAATTTTCGCTTTGAAGTTATTAACAGTTTGGGTATTATCTGTGATGCCATAATAGTTGTAATAACCTATTAGTGAGCGTTTAAATCTATCCATAATCATATGAATATCTTTATTTCTATTATTCTTCAGCCATTCTTTCGTTTCTCTTAGTTTGCCTTGGACTTTCCTTCTGCTTGTTTTCCGCTTTACTCGGAACTTCCCGTGTTTACTTATCCCACAATAGTGTGTAAATCCGAGGAAATCAAAGGTGTCTGGTTTCCCAGTCCCGTCACGTTTTGCATTCTTTTCCGCAAACCGTCCGAAGGGAATTATTTTCGTTTTATCCTCAGCTATTTCCAGGTTAAATTTCTTTAACCTCGCTTTTAATGAATGGAAGAATTGATGCGCTTCGCTTTTATTCTGAAAACAACATACAAAATCATCTGCGTATCTTACTATAAATGCCTGGCCTTTACATTGTTTTCTAACCACTTTCTCAAACCATAGATCAAGCACATAATGGAGATAGACATTGGCTAATATAGGAGATATCACTCCACCTTGCGGAGTGCCATTGTCTGTCTTGTATTTCTTACCTTCCTCCATGTATCCACCTTTAAGAAACCTGCTGATTATTCTCAGTAGGTTTGGGTCAGTGATTCGGAGTTTCAAGAATTCCATCATCCATTTGTGGTCAACGTTATCAAAGAATCCTTTAATATCTACATCGACTACATAGCTTACTGCTCTCTTCTCAATATATTGATTCAGTATTTTCAGCGCATCGTGGCAGTTTCTATTTGGACGGAACCCAAATGAGCAGTCTAGAAAGTCATTTTCATAGATGGCATTTAGTATTTTCGTAATGCCCTTTTGAACAATTTTATCTTCATGTTCCGGTATTCCCAATGGTCTCATCTTGTTTGAATTGAGCTTTGGTATATACATTCGTCTTACAGGAACAGGACGATAACTTTTGCTTTTAAGCCTACTTACTAAATCTGCTATGTTTTCTTCCAGGCTGTCACTGTATTGTTCTTTTGTCGTTCCGTTAATACCAGTTGCCTTTTTATTAGGTAATTCATGATGACACTGAGTTAAAGATTGCTCATTCAGTAAATGTGCAAGAGAGGTAAACTTCATTTTAGGCTCAGATCTTGCTAATTCTGCTATCCTTAGTAGTTTTGTTTCCATTTATTATTCCTACCTCTGTGTGTAGTAAATGTGTCCCTAGTAAGGGTGATAACTGGTAGCTAGCCTTCCCTCCATAGGCATTACCCAACTTCATTGGTACTACGCTGCTATCCGACTCCCTACCATCGGCATTTGGTTTCCTTGCTTGTTATCGCTTGTAGACCATACTCTTCAAAAGAAAAGAAAAGACCGGTAGGGTCTCCCGAGTTGCCGTATCATATCAATGTGTAACGTGCCAAGGTCTCTGACTCCAGGGAAGCTTTACCCTTCTTGCCTTTTACGAAGGATAAAATGTTGCTTTCTGCACGCAGGTAAGGCATCAGCCTTCCCGATTTACTATATGGAGCTCAATCCCTTCAACCATTTGGCTTTCGGCCCGTCACCTAACTGTCTACGCTTAAAGACTAAAGTTACCTTTAGCCCTCCAAGACTCGCTACGAGTGAATGGCTAGTTCTTACTCGGCGGGAATCCCACCCGCTATATGATACGACCTAGGCTCGGCCGCACACCTGCCCCGTTTGTTTATCCACTCAGCGAACCAAGCGACATAGTACGCAGCAGGAATAAAAATTAACTGGGCAGCTATCGTTCCAACCAATTTGGAACTAACCATTGTCAAAGAATAACTTTTCAAGTAGATCGCAATTCCATTTATAATTCCAGAAGACATCAATGCGGCCTGGGCATAATCACTTGGGACTAGCATTGAGGCGTAAATCGATGAAAGAACACCTGTCGTAAACACAGCAGAAATAAGAACATTTATTAAAAAGAGACGTTTAGGATTTAAGTATGGCCACTTTCCTGAAGTTACAGAATTTAATTTTCATGGTAGTTCAATAGGTATTAGTCGGTATCTTCAGCCCAAAGTATACCAATCTTATATTTATCTATCGCCAAAATTCCTGTATCGAAAGTAGAATCTGTTATTGGTGTCCACCCTCTAAGTCGATAGGATCCTGCATCTTCTTCAAAATATCCATTAGTAAAAAATGCAGCTTTCCTATGAAATATACTTAAAAAATAACTACTTAATGTTTTTGCCTCAGGTTTTGCATCTAATTCAGTGTCATAAGCCATATCAAAAGACAAGATATATTCAAGGATTCTTTGAGCTTCGTTTTTATCAACTTTCTTCCAGTTTTCCTTAATTTCAATGGGCTTAAAACCAATCTCATTCAAAAATTGATCCTTAGTAATTTTATCTGAGGCAAGTTGTATATTTTTAAACTCACAAGTGATATTTCCTGTATTTCTTTTACTTAACAATATTTGATTAAAGTCTTCAATGTTATTAATCATTCTATCACCAACCTTTTTTTTATTACATTTCGTTCCTCACCTATCCTGCCCCGTTCGTATTATAAGGTCATCCAGAAAAGAAAATATTTCTGGTTGACCTTTTTCTATATGGTCTTATTATAACGGTAGCCGGGGTAAAACGTAACTGCCCGTGGGATCTGAATCCCGTCAACAAAACAGTTTGCCCCCTACTTGTAGAAACATGATTGAGGCTGGTTGGGACATAGATCTCGTATAACAAGCGAAGCTGTGACACTGCAAGGAAAATAAGGGGTACCGGCAAAATAAAAGATTAGGAGATGGTTATGAATGAATCCAGTCGTTGGCCTGGATATTTCTAAGGGGGAAAGTCAGGTTCAAGCTTTTGTCGATAAAGGCAAACCCTTCCGTAAGAGCTTTAAAGTAGCTCATACACTTCAGGGGCTTGATTCACTTGTAGAGTTTTTAGAGGTAGTACAAAAAGAATCCGGTCTAAAACCTCCAGTTATTCTTGAAGCTACTGGACACTATCAAACATCCGTAGTCCAATATTTAGAGGAACGTGGTTATTTATTAATCATTATTAACCCATTGATTTCCTACAAGGCGAAAAGTTCAAGTTTAAGGAAAGTAAAGACAGATGCCATTGATGCTTACCACCTCTGCGAGTTGTTTTACAAGGAGGAGTTAGAGCCTTATAAAAAGCGAGGGGTTCAGCTTTTAAACCTTCGTAACCTTACAAGACAACACGAGAATATTACAGGAGTGATGATTCAGACAAAGCTTCAGTTCCAGGCTATTCTGGATCAAGTATTCCCAGAATATCGTGGAGTGTTCGGTGATTTATATTCTGTGGTATCACTCTTAACGTTAAAGGAATTTCCGTCATCTGAAGACATCTTAGAAGCTAGTAATGAAACTCTCTCAATGAGGATTAAGGAATTATGTAAAAGTCGTTCATTCAGATGGGCCAATGAAAAAGCCTTACAACTAAAAGAGGCGGCAGCCCGCAATCCCTTTGAAAAGACAGTCTATCAGAGTCATATCTTAAGCCTAGGTATGTATATTAATATTATTCTTCAATACAAAGAGCACCTATCCACATTGGAGTCGGAGATAGATGCCCTAGCAAAAGAAGTTGAAGAATATAATATTATCAAATCTATCCCTGGTATCGGTGAAAAGATCGCGGCAACGATCATTTCTGAAATTGGGGAAATAGATCGATTTACTGACCCTAAAAAGCTTGTGGCTTTCGCTGGAGTAGACCCTAGTGTTTTCGAATCTGGCAAGTTTACTGCCACCAAAAACCGAATCACAAAAAGAGGATCCAGCAGGCTTCGTCACGCTTTATATATGGCTGTTCGTTGTGCGATACGAGACTGTCGCAAGAGCAAAACAAGTGATGAGATCATTCCTCGAAATAAGAAATTACGAGAATTCTATGATAAGAAACGCGAGGAAGGAAAACCATTTAAAGTAGCTGTAATTGCTTGTGTAAATAAGCTCTTACATTGGATATTTGCCCTTTTAAAAAACAGAACCACTTTCCAAGATATTGCTTAGAAACAACATCTAACTAATTAACGAAAAACCTTCCAATTCTAAGAATATGAAGGTTATTTGGTATACCCTTTTTTAGTATATCACGGTTGAATTTTAGATTTTAATGAAAAATATTGACAAACTATTAGCTGGTTTTGTTTAATAAAGGATTCAACAAAAAAGGTGGCTAATCCTTCTGGATTAACGCACCCATTGGTGAAACACTTAAATTTTTGTTCCTTGTTCTAGTTCGCTCAATAAATTCTGTATTTTCCTTGCCTGCTGGAAGCTTTCTTCAGATGCATAAGTACCCGATAATGTGTTATTAAATTCTTTAAGTATTTTTTGTTCAATAATATTTATTGCCTCAGTCAAAGAATGATGTTGTCCTAGCTTATTTCTTGTATATTCTTCGTATTCTTTTTTGGTCAATGCAGCTTCTAAAAGTTGCATTAATCCTCTATCTTGATGCCATCGCTTGATATTTCTTTCATTAACACTTCTTTTAAAAATTATTACTAGACGCCCAGAAAATGCTCTATATATTGTAAATAAGATCCATAATTTTTCTCCTAAATATGGTCTTTTCTTTTCTAATTCATCCATACTTCCAATAAAATTGACCAATTCTTCCTCTGAGGGTAAATGCATTTTCAACGAGGTAAGATACATATTTTCCTCGTTGTTGTATTCTTCGGGCAAAAAAAGAGTATAGAATGTCACTATCTTAGATGAAGATTCTCTAATTTTAAGAACTTTATCCCACATTTCCTCAATTGCGGCTGATCTCTTTTCTTGAGCTTGATTGTATCCTTGAGAGAAAATGTTTAGCGAGGAATTCATTATCTCATTGTTTTTATGAATATCCCCTTTAAGCGATTCAATTTGCCTTTGATACCTATTGCTCCATTTCATAATTGTTCTTTGTTTAAATAGCGTTATTAATGCTGTTACCAATCCTGAACCACTTAAAATATATACTATAATTTTACTCCATTCATTCATTAATTTTTCATCCTCTTAAGATAATTATTGTATAACAGAGACTTTCTCGATGATACACCAATATTGCTAGAAGAATAAATCGTATTATAATTTAATTGTAACATTGTAAAGTTACAATTAATGGTCCAATAATAAAATTAAACACCATTCTTCAACTAACACCTTTAGCTTAATAAGGCATCCAGCAAAAAAGTTCAGTAATCTTTCCTGGATCAACGCACCCATCAGTGAATTTTTACTTTTTAACCCATATTGCTTTTGTATAAGCTATACTCAATCCCGCTCTCTCCATATTATTTTGACTGACTGAGCCAAATTTTGCTTGTCCCACAATTAAATCGCATTTTTTTAGATATGCTTGGTAGATACGATACTTTATTAATGCACTTTGTATACCTTTTTTTCTAAATGTCGGTAATGTTGTCGCTGCAGCTAACGTAGCTATACGGTCTTTTATGAACAAAACTCCAATTCCAGCAGGTTCTTTTTCATAGCTGGCTAGATAAAATGCCCAATTTTTTATGTTATAAAGTATTTCATTATTTTGTGCTATTCCACTTTTTAAGAACGGTGGCATTTCAAAACCCTTTGTGTAGATTTCTGCAAAAGTATCAAATTCGTTACTTTTTAACTTACGGATAACAATTTTTTGGTCACCTAATACATAGCTTGGTTTTAATTCGTTTGAGCGAGACGCATAAAGAGTTGTATGAAAATCATTATGATAATAACCAGTTTCACTGAGGTGGGTTAGTAATTCTGGAGAAGTATGTCCTGGAGTTAATTCAAATCGTACAGGAATTTCTTTTTGCTTATAAAAATCTATTATCTTACCTATTTGATTTTCATCACCCTTTCTTAGCCCCTTAACCGTGTTGAAGGATGGACCAGGTATGTTCTTTACCGAGAATGCAGTTGCATTGCCAAACTTTTGAATTTCAACTTTCATTGGATTCCCATCTATTTTTTGCATTTCTGTTAACCTAGAGCTTAAAGTATCAATTTCTGAATTCTCCAGCCTCTCTGCTAATCCTTTATCCACAACTAAGCCCATTCTCACACCTCCCCGAAAAATTAATTAATGCTATATTTATTCAACAGTGACATTATTATCTCCTTTTATTCAACTAAACTGCTTCGTTCGTTCCACAAACAAAAGAGGTGCTGTTGGCACCTCAAAAATTAACCTATAATAAGATTCTATTGGCAAACCCCTAAAGGATTATTATCTGGATCATAAAAAGTAAAAAATTTAGTTGCTCCATCTCCACCAATTGGATTTACTTTTACTTCCTTCTCCAGTAAGAGTTTGTGGGTTTCTTCTATATCATTAGGAATAAAATTATAGTATTTCCCCACCCCAAAATTATTTTCTGGAAACTTCATTGGTTGATGATTTGCGGTTTTAACCAAACACACTACTGTTGGGGATTGTTCTCCAATACGCATCACGGCTGCATCTTCTTCAATATAAATCAGTTTAAATCCAAGTATGTCCTCATACCATTCTGCAGACAATTGAGGATCTGTAACAGGAATAAAAACTCCTTCCATACCTTTAAAGAGGGCAGTTGTCATATATCCAGCTCCTTGTTAAAATTTGTATTACGTTTACAATTCTACACATTTGTTATGTAAACCTTCTTTAGCAAACTGCATTATTATTTGTTCAATAAGAAAAAGCCACCTGGTACATTTGGCAGCTGTTCTTGAATATCGACCCCTTAGTCTAACAATATATTCCGCTTTAACACTAACTTTGTATTAAAAGAGGAATCATGTAACTAAACGTTTGCGCATTCGGTGATTCAAATTTTTCTAACTTAATTCCTTTAGTGTTAAAACCAAAACGGTGAACTAACTTGATAAAATTAAAGCAGATAAACTGGTCATAGACATTAAAATTCATTGTTGCATATAATGTGGGCTCCAATTGTTCTATATAGATATTACTATCACTTTTTAATGAATCGGAGGAAATCTCTTCATTTAAGATAAAACCTACCTCTCCCACCATTGAAGCGCCTTTCGAATCTAGTGTCCTTATAAATATTCCAGGCCGCACATCTATCCCTAATTTTTTCAAACTATCTATATCATCCTTCATTACAGATTGAAAAGGGTTTATCATTCTGGGTACCACATGTCTAAACCAGACAAATGTAGTTGGAGAAGCCCATTTAATTAGGTGCATATGTTGCTCTTTATAATTCAAACCATTTAAGTATTGTTTAGCAATATTTAATGAAGATAACTTTGCTTCAACTTCTTCTCTCCATGCAGAGATTAATTGCTGCTTCTCTCCTTCATCTACTTGCAGAAACTGATATATTTCTTCAATCTTTATATCTGCTAGCCGGAGGGAATGGATGATTAAGGCCTTTTCAACTTGATTTTCTGAATATATTCTATATCCATTCTCTAACCTCTTAAGCGGTTCTAACAATTTTTTTTGGTCATAGAATCGAAGAGTGCTTGGTGATAGACCTGTTCGTTCGGAAAACTTATTAATTGTCATTTCCAAAACTCTTCCCCCTTTTATCTTAGAAAGGATATGACCAAACATTTATACGGTTACCATCTAAGTCAAAAAAATGAAAGCCTGCCCACCCATTTTTTGGATCACCTGCAACTTCAGACAATTCCACCCCTTTTAGTTTTAAATGGTTGTAGGTATCATTAAATACTTCTGGTCGGATATCAAAATAATTTCTCACAGCAGGGTTAGCCTTTCTAAAATATTCATGTTCAAGCTTTTCCAGCCAAATATTATCATAGAACACTTCAGAAAGCTGCATCCAATCATAAGCGTCTTCAATATGCAGGTGAGCAAAATCTTTATTGTATTGTTTTACTAATTTCACTCCAAGGTATTCCTTATACCAAGATATAGCTCTGTCGATATCACGCACTCCTATTCTTACATTTACATCACTGAATCCTGTTATTCTTGATGTAAGAAATTCTCCTTCAATACTTTTATTATAAACAGCTGTAAGCCTAGCGTTCTCAAATCCAGTAATATCAAAACTAACTTGCCCATCAGGTAATGTTTTCAGTTCTGTAACATTAATTCCTTCCCTATCAAAATAGTTTAGTGTTTCCTTGAGGTTCGTTATCTCGAAACCTATTCTCATGTTGCCTTCAAAGTCATTATCAGCTTTAAAATGCTCCATATCAGACTCAAAAGATTTTAAAGTTACAACACCTAATCTTGGCATTTTAAGAAAAGCCTTTTTCCCCACTGGAGTAATTACCTGGTCCAAACAAGACCACCCCATATGCTTGGTATACCATTCCACTCCCTCTTCAAATTTATCCCATGATACCATAATAAAACCGCCATCCCAACGGAATGTCATCTGTCGCACCCCTACTTTCTAATTTCTGATTCGGTATGTTCTACCAATTTCATTCTAAAGGTTAAAGTAAGTTTAAGGTCAAGTGTTTTTAGGTTAATTTATTTGACTAATCTTCCCCTTTAATCGATAAGAAAAAAGAGCTGCCGATCCCTGGTGGATCTTCAACTCACAAACGTTCCCGTTATGGAACAAAGAGGAGGCTATGCCTTATTAAAACATCGCCTTCTCATTAAATTATCTATTTGGAATTGAGATATTTTTCTTTAAAGATTGGACTTAGTTCACTCCATACATCAAATTTATTACCATCTAAATCATAAAAAACGAAATTTCTTCCTGAGTGTCCTCTGTTTTCAATCTCTCCAACTCTAATTTCACTTTGCCTGAATCTTTTATGTATTGCTTCCAAGGCATTTAATCCATTAACTTCGAATGTTAACGAAAAACGCTCATTACCGTAAATATCAATGAAATTGGAGCTTTGATTTTCATTAGATTTTACAAGAAAAATACTTTGATTGGCAAAGTTTAAAATAGCTTTGTCTTGATCTTTGTAGCTTAACTCTGCTCCTAGCTTATTTACATACCAATCAGTAGAAAGGTCTACCTTAGTCACTGGTATATAAGTTGTGCCTATCCTTAGTAATTGCTCATCCATTTTTCTGCCCCCTCCAAAATTCCAAAATATACTAAATTTAATTATTCAACAAAAAAATACTTACTTCCTGCCTTAAAGTAAGTATTTTATACTGTTTTAGTAACCGTTAATCAACTAAACTGCCCCTTTACTTAAAAAAAGCATTCTAAAAAAAATGCCCTTTTAGTATAAGAGTGACCTTCCACCGAATATTACCTTTATATATATTCCTTACCAGTGCACCTGAAGTTTATTGCCATTTAAATCAAAAAAATTGAAATAGGCATGTCCATTATCCTCTTTTATATCCTCAACCTTAACA belongs to Mesobacillus sp. AQ2 and includes:
- the ltrA gene encoding group II intron reverse transcriptase/maturase, producing the protein METKLLRIAELARSEPKMKFTSLAHLLNEQSLTQCHHELPNKKATGINGTTKEQYSDSLEENIADLVSRLKSKSYRPVPVRRMYIPKLNSNKMRPLGIPEHEDKIVQKGITKILNAIYENDFLDCSFGFRPNRNCHDALKILNQYIEKRAVSYVVDVDIKGFFDNVDHKWMMEFLKLRITDPNLLRIISRFLKGGYMEEGKKYKTDNGTPQGGVISPILANVYLHYVLDLWFEKVVRKQCKGQAFIVRYADDFVCCFQNKSEAHQFFHSLKARLKKFNLEIAEDKTKIIPFGRFAEKNAKRDGTGKPDTFDFLGFTHYCGISKHGKFRVKRKTSRRKVQGKLRETKEWLKNNRNKDIHMIMDRFKRSLIGYYNYYGITDNTQTVNNFKAKIEYLLFKWLNRRSQRKSFTWDKFRLFLNKYPLPSPRIKVNIYDLRKEISYIL
- a CDS encoding lipid II flippase Amj family protein; its protein translation is MFTTGVLSSIYASMLVPSDYAQAALMSSGIINGIAIYLKSYSLTMVSSKLVGTIAAQLIFIPAAYYVAWFAEWINKRGRCAAEPRSYHIAGGIPAE
- a CDS encoding IS110 family transposase; protein product: MNPVVGLDISKGESQVQAFVDKGKPFRKSFKVAHTLQGLDSLVEFLEVVQKESGLKPPVILEATGHYQTSVVQYLEERGYLLIIINPLISYKAKSSSLRKVKTDAIDAYHLCELFYKEELEPYKKRGVQLLNLRNLTRQHENITGVMIQTKLQFQAILDQVFPEYRGVFGDLYSVVSLLTLKEFPSSEDILEASNETLSMRIKELCKSRSFRWANEKALQLKEAAARNPFEKTVYQSHILSLGMYINIILQYKEHLSTLESEIDALAKEVEEYNIIKSIPGIGEKIAATIISEIGEIDRFTDPKKLVAFAGVDPSVFESGKFTATKNRITKRGSSRLRHALYMAVRCAIRDCRKSKTSDEIIPRNKKLREFYDKKREEGKPFKVAVIACVNKLLHWIFALLKNRTTFQDIA
- a CDS encoding GNAT family N-acetyltransferase produces the protein MGLVVDKGLAERLENSEIDTLSSRLTEMQKIDGNPMKVEIQKFGNATAFSVKNIPGPSFNTVKGLRKGDENQIGKIIDFYKQKEIPVRFELTPGHTSPELLTHLSETGYYHNDFHTTLYASRSNELKPSYVLGDQKIVIRKLKSNEFDTFAEIYTKGFEMPPFLKSGIAQNNEILYNIKNWAFYLASYEKEPAGIGVLFIKDRIATLAAATTLPTFRKKGIQSALIKYRIYQAYLKKCDLIVGQAKFGSVSQNNMERAGLSIAYTKAIWVKK
- a CDS encoding VOC family protein, which translates into the protein MTTALFKGMEGVFIPVTDPQLSAEWYEDILGFKLIYIEEDAAVMRIGEQSPTVVCLVKTANHQPMKFPENNFGVGKYYNFIPNDIEETHKLLLEKEVKVNPIGGDGATKFFTFYDPDNNPLGVCQ
- a CDS encoding MerR family transcriptional regulator yields the protein MTINKFSERTGLSPSTLRFYDQKKLLEPLKRLENGYRIYSENQVEKALIIHSLRLADIKIEEIYQFLQVDEGEKQQLISAWREEVEAKLSSLNIAKQYLNGLNYKEQHMHLIKWASPTTFVWFRHVVPRMINPFQSVMKDDIDSLKKLGIDVRPGIFIRTLDSKGASMVGEVGFILNEEISSDSLKSDSNIYIEQLEPTLYATMNFNVYDQFICFNFIKLVHRFGFNTKGIKLEKFESPNAQTFSYMIPLLIQS
- a CDS encoding VOC family protein — translated: MTFRWDGGFIMVSWDKFEEGVEWYTKHMGWSCLDQVITPVGKKAFLKMPRLGVVTLKSFESDMEHFKADNDFEGNMRIGFEITNLKETLNYFDREGINVTELKTLPDGQVSFDITGFENARLTAVYNKSIEGEFLTSRITGFSDVNVRIGVRDIDRAISWYKEYLGVKLVKQYNKDFAHLHIEDAYDWMQLSEVFYDNIWLEKLEHEYFRKANPAVRNYFDIRPEVFNDTYNHLKLKGVELSEVAGDPKNGWAGFHFFDLDGNRINVWSYPF
- a CDS encoding VOC family protein — its product is MDEQLLRIGTTYIPVTKVDLSTDWYVNKLGAELSYKDQDKAILNFANQSIFLVKSNENQSSNFIDIYGNERFSLTFEVNGLNALEAIHKRFRQSEIRVGEIENRGHSGRNFVFYDLDGNKFDVWSELSPIFKEKYLNSK